A genomic window from Salvia miltiorrhiza cultivar Shanhuang (shh) chromosome 5, IMPLAD_Smil_shh, whole genome shotgun sequence includes:
- the LOC130987207 gene encoding uncharacterized protein LOC130987207, with protein MADFFADSDDDKAVEELLSQAMDATVLEQVAAVNCAGFNDDGLPSHLQTRFQKLKSFPSSAANPTPLSTKSFNLSHTPDFKKNGAVNEAKAPLSSEEKTAEKKSTKCSTKSPDENSCLSDAETPSQSPFKEIPQRKLKKNAKKSAKSLSFSSCDGFSSRSVSPPAKSGCFLCSPKKVSKKKSKENRGLDFGVDCGKSDELLSDLSNFSVRSQRRMIKKAMEEEERISREAEKIVKWAKQASARMEISGIEDEISDDDNAKFA; from the coding sequence ATGGCTGATTTCTTCGCAGATAGCGACGATGACAAGGCGGTCGAGGAGCTCTTATCTCAGGCCATGGACGCCACCGTTCTGGAGCAGGTCGCCGCCGTCAACTGCGCCGGTTTCAACGACGACGGCCTCCCTTCTCATCTCCAAACCCGCTTTCAGAAGCTTAAATCGTTCCCGTCATCGGCGGCGAACCCCACTCCTCTCTCGACAAAAAGCTTCAATCTTTCACACACTCCGGATTTCAAGAAAAACGGCGCCGTGAACGAAGCAAAAGCTCCACTTTCCAGTGAAGAAAAGACCGCGGAGAAGAAGTCCACCAAGTGCTCGACAAAAAGCCCAGATGAAAATAGCTGCTTATCTGATGCCGAGACTCCATCACAATCACCTTTCAAAGAAATCCCACAacgaaaattgaagaaaaatgcaAAGAAATCTGCAAAATCGCTGTCGTTTTCTTCGTGTGATGGTTTCTCTAGTAGGTCGGTCTCGCCGCCGGCGAAAAGCGGTTGCTTTTTGTGTTCTCCTAAAAAGGTGTCGAAGAAAAAGAGTAAAGAAAACAGGGGTTTGGATTTTGGGGTTGATTGTGGGAAGAGCGATGAGCTCTTATCCGATCTGAGTAATTTTTCTGTGAGAAGTCAGAGAAGAATGATCAAGAAGGCtatggaggaggaggagaggatTTCTAGGGAGGCTGAGAAGATTGTGAAGTGGGCTAAGCAGGCTTCTGCAAGAATGGAAATTTCAGGGATTGAAGATGAGATAAGTGATGATGATAATGCTAAATTTGCATAA
- the LOC131026082 gene encoding uncharacterized protein LOC131026082, with protein sequence MSIGSNGFAQGGRVNKTDKTRRSWSVQEEVVLLAALKELVAQGWKSDNGFHAGYLNKLEDAIKKEYPNSDLKGMPHINSKVTTWKKTYNSLTHILKFSGVGFNAKGTFMIDCDNEQWENIVRTDKNISNMRFKSWPYHDDWKIIFGKDRANGDEAEDLMEAAHDMYRNIDLNPPIDPLGDYHVSLEDIFENGEMADSVSQTHKPEVTKKGDEEVRASSRKRKRSSGIDDRMFEAFSDISRGTESRLEIIVESMGYDKDVSKARKEVFAQLSAIPGLSKTDKFEITDLLAKEVERLDVFASLPDEEKADYVFYLLDMKRK encoded by the exons ATGTCTATAGGTAGCAATGGATTCGCGCAGGGTGGCCGTGTCAACAAAACGGATAAGACACGTCGCAGTTGGTCCGTTCAGGAAGAGGTAGTACTCCTTGCTGCCTTGAAAGAGCTAGTCGCGCAAGGATGGAAATCCGACAATGGATTCCACGCTGGCTATTTGAATAAGTTAGAAGACGCCATCAAGAAAGAATATCCGAACTCGGACTTGAAAGGGATGCCCCACATCAATTCGAAGGTGACGACTTGGAAAAAGACTTATAACTCACTCACACACATCCTTAAATTCAGTGGAGTTGGATTCAACGCGAAGGGCACGTTCATGATCGATTGCGACAATGAACAATGGGAGAACATTGTCAGG ACGGATAAAAACATAAGCAATATGCGCTTTAAAAGCTGGCCATATCATGACGATTGGAAAATCATTTTCGGCAAGGATAGAGCAAACGGTGATGAGGCGGAGGATCTCATGGAAGCGGCACACGACATGTACCGGAATATTGATCTCAATCCACCGATTGATCCCCTCGGTGATTATCACGTTTCACTTGAGGATATCTTTGAAAATGGTGAAATGGCTGATAGTGTAAGCCAAACCCATAAGCCCGAGGTCACTAAAAAGGGTGACGAGGAGGTGCGGGCATCTAGTAGGAAGCGGAAGCGTAGTTCGGGGATCGATGACAGAATGTTTGAGGCCTTCTCTGATATTAGCCGGGGTACGGAAAGTAGACTTGAGATCATCGTCGAGAGTATGGGCTACGACAAAGACGTCTCAAAGGCTAGGAAGGAAGTTTTTGCTCAATTGAGTGCTATTCCCGGGCTGTCAAAAACTGATAAGTTCGAGATAACGGACTTGCTTGCGAAGGAGGTTGAGCGTCTCGATGTGTTTGCGAGTCTCCCGGATGAGGAGAAGGCTGATTACGTGTTCTACCTCCTAGATATGAAGCGTAAGTGA
- the LOC131026084 gene encoding pollen-specific leucine-rich repeat extensin-like protein 2 encodes MWDAIHDVFLVIRDYLSTAGFDCRDPVENVELMAVKQETYNQVYQTKPGAASFNDDPVFADLEAITYPTDDAMLEEQPTRAAGTGDRAGPDIPGALEGPALTGEQPTEDAAAEDTIIVGTTKILADDPTQSDDDASSKAPTEEPPSPPRPVSPEGPVENVDPYSPKTSPKKSPSPSPEQMDYALKIIPEISTMAGDRDTLPDTEIAKMDVDAPTDIPTNEDVEMVEETSAPDVDASTELADDSVKGTIEEVPKLSTEDVVPTPTETPITEPDTGVEQPQAEAMVIDDIANTEESAEISQQSTDIPATDSSKAPTDVSKLATDIPVPEVVEAPKTIDFFSLNNIYYM; translated from the exons ATGTGGGATGCCATACATGATGTTTTTCTAGTAATCCGTGATTACCTGTCTACTGCTGGTTTTGATTGCAGAGATCCAGTAGAAAATGTTGAGCTGATGGCGGTAAAACAGGAAACCTATAATCAGGTTTACCAGACTAAGCCAGGTGCTGCAAGCTTCAACGATGATCCTGTCTTTGCGGATCTGGAAGCCATCACTTATCCGACTGATGATGCTATGCTTGAGGAGCAACCAACACGTGCAGCCGGTACTGGAgacagggccggccctgacattccGGGGGCCCTAG AAGGGCCGGCCCTGACTGGAGAGCAGCCCACTGAAGATGCTGCTGCTGAAGATACCATCATTGTTGGTACCACTAAAATCCTTGCAGATGATCCAACTCAGTCTGATGACGATGCATCTTCTAAAGCTCCAACAGAAGAGCCACCATCCCCTCCTCGCCCAGTATCTCCAGAAGGCCCTGTGGAGAATGTGGATCCATATTCTCCCAAGACTTCTCCAAAAAAATCTCCATCGCCTTCTCCGGAGCAAATGGATTATGCTCTCAAAATCATCCCTGAAATTTCTACAATGGCTGGagatagggat ACTCTTCCGGACACTGAGATTGCAAAAATGGATGTGGATGCCCCCACTGATATCCCAACCAATGAAGATGTGGAAATGGTTGAGGAAACTTCTGCTCCTGATGTAGATGCATCCACTGAATTAGCTGATGATTCAGTCAAGGGAACAATTGAGGAAGTTCCCAAATTATCAACTGAAGATGTGGTTCCCACTCCCACTGAAACTCCAATCACTGAACCAGACACTGGAGTGGAACAACCACAGGCCGAGGCTATGGTCATTGATGACATAGCTAATACTGAAGAATCCGCTGAAATTTCTCAGCAGTCAACTGATATTCCGGCCACTGATTCATCCAAAGCTCCCACTGATGTGTCCAAGCTGGCTACTGATATACCAGTCCCTGAAGTTGTTGAAGCTCCTAAGACTATTGATTTTTTCTCgctaaataatatatattatatgtga
- the LOC131026083 gene encoding uncharacterized protein LOC131026083 → MCSFICTNALLGLKSVLPFIINESQAALVPGCQITDKALLAFEIFHMMKLNKARAHGSFAFKLDMAKAYERVERCFLDSMLRQLGFHYQVVDLIMRCVTSVSFRVLVNGFSGDSFIPSRGLRQGDPLSPFLFLFCAEALSGLLRQAETRGIIHGAHLCRSTPRVSHLLFADDCIIFGRANSNEIDVVKDILWRYEGVSGQKVNLDKSEITFSSGIPADVRASLALNLGVECAAQYGKYLGIPSTVGRSKSEIFQMLVDRVRKKAKDWKRRYLSGAGKTVLIKTVLQSILIYLISCFDLPTQICQRLNSIAASFFWGQNKDERRIHWKSWSKLCRLKMEGRMGFRDNALFNKAMLAKQSWRILNNGNTLLARSLKARYFPRNDLILVSKPHNPSFTWKSLLVGRDLLLEGITWKVGDGSRIRMGLDRWLPDGEGNFLAVNVSNEWEAIKLQEFIHIDSWTWDRDLLAVVMPPSEMWKILAQLQPSGREDLPLWPMGKFNAYTVRSGYLLACSIKQRNEASSSSSSGLLWKWIWNLDVIPKVKHFLWRCLVGAIPTAEALISRSLNIDPMCRRCGNKVETLEHALRDCAWASFCWEASPLRLNLLPHKLVATAQRAVWTKSVLVQQNHEPLSRLIHIREGQIKVSCDAAFKAGLGVGVGVVFSASSGDVVGCFYGFFPGAVTVEEGEALAALESIHACVDRGFSDIILHTDCQNLFWRLHNHVLDPSYVSDTTAKILRLSDSFTRCEFRWTPRDENAMADCLAKFALSSHVSPVFLDSFPNVSNSLVMA, encoded by the exons ATGTGCAGTTTTATTTGCACCAATGCTCTCTTAGGCTTAAAGTCTGTTCTTCCTTTTATTATCAATGAGAGTCAGGCTGCTTTGGTTCCTGGTTGTCAAATCACTGATAAAGCATTACTTGCTTTTGAGATTTTTCATATGATGAAGTTGAATAAGGCTCGGGCGCATGGTAGTTTTGCTTTTAAATTGGACATGGCAAAAGCTTATGAAAGGGTGGAGAGGTGTTTTCTTGATTCTATGCTTAGACAGCTTGGGTTTCATTATCAGGTGGTTGATCTTATCATGCGTTGTGTTACTTCTGTCTCCTTTCGTGTTCTTGTGAATGGTTTTTCAGGTGATTCCTTTATTCCTTCCCGAGGCTTGAGGCAAGGAGACCCTTTATCTCCTTTCCTGTTTCTGTTTTGCGCCGAGGCTCTTTCAGGTCTTCTCCGTCAAGCTGAAACTCGTGGAATTATTCATGGAGCTCATTTATGCCGTTCTACGCCAAGAGTTAGTCACCTCCTTTTCGCCGACGATTGTATTATCTTTGGACGGGCTAACTCCAATGAGATTGATGTGGTTAAGGATATTCTTTGGCGCTATGAAGGTGTCTCTGGACAGAAAGTGAATTTGGATAAGTCTGAGATCACTTTTAGTAGCGGTATCCCGGCTGATGTGCGAGCATCCCTTGCGCTGAACCTTGGAGTAGAGTGTGCTGCTCAATATGGCAAGTATCTGGGCATTCCGAGTACGGTGGGCAGATCAAAATCGGAAATCTTCCAAATGTTGGTGGACAGGGTTAGAAAGAAAGCAAAGGACTGGAAGCGTCGTTATCTTTCGGGGGCAGGAAAGACTGTTCTTATCAAAACGGTTCTCCAGTCCATTCTGATTTACTTAATAAGTTGTTTCGATCTTCCAACTCAGATTTGCCAACGCTTAAATAGCATTGCTGCTAGCTTCTTTTGGGGTCAGAATAAGGATGAACGGCGAATCCATTGGAAGAGTTGGAGTAAGCTTTGCCGACTGAAAATGGAGGGTAGAATGGGGTTTCGTGATAATGCTTTGTTCAATAAAGCTATGTTAGCTAAACAATCGTGGAGGATCTTGAATAATGGTAATACTCTCCTAGCTCGATCCCTTAAAGCTCGTTATTTTCCCAGAAATGATCTCATCCTTGTTAGTAAACCCCACAACCCATCTTTTACATGGAAAAGTTTACTAGTGGGAAGAGATTTATTATTGGAAGGTATTACTTGGAAGGTGGGCGATGGAAGTAGAATTCGTATGGGACTTGATAGATGGTTGCCGGATGGTGAAGGGAATTTTCTTGCTGTGAATGTTTCGAATGAATGGGAAGCAATTAAGCTTCAGGAGTTTATACATATTGACTCGTGGACGTGGGATAGGGATTTGCTGGCTGTTGTTATGCCGCCCAGTGAGATGTGGAAGATTTTGGCCCAGCTACAGCCTTCAGGTAGAGAAGATTTACCCTTGTGGCCGATGGGAAAGTTTAATGCCTATACTGTAAGGTCTGGATATCTTTTGGCTTGTTCCATAAAACAACGCAATGaagcttcttcttcctcctcttcgGGGTTGCTTTGGAAATGGATTTGGAATTTGGATGTTATCCCCAAAGTGAAACACTTTCTCTGGCGATGTTTGGTTGGGGCTATTCCTACAGCAGAAGCTTTGATTAGTAGATCGCTCAATATTGACCCTATGTGTCGGCGGTGTGGAAATAAAGTGGAGACTCTAGAGCATGCTTTGAGAGATTGTGCTTGGGCTTCCTTTTGTTGGGAAGCTTCTCCTCTCCGGTTGAACTTGCTGCCCCAT AAACTTGTTGCTACTGCTCAGAGGGCGGTGTGGACTAAATCGGTGTTAGTTCAGCAAAACCATGAACCTCTCTCTCGACTGATCCATATTCGGGAAGGCCAAATTAAAGTCTCTTGTGATGCCGCTTTCAAGGCTGGTTTGGGTGTGGGAGTTGGAGTGGTTTTTTCTGCGTCGAGTGGTGATGTTGTGGGTTGTTTCTATGGCTTCTTTCCAGGTGCAGTGACGGTTGAAGAGGGCGAAGCATTAGCAGCACTTGAGAGTATTCATGCTTGTGTGGATCGGGGTTTTAGTGACATCATTCTTCACACTGATTGCCAGAATCTCTTTTGGCGACTCCACAATCATGTCTTGGACCCCTCCTATGTTAGTGATACTACTGCCAAAATCCTACGTCTCTCTGATAGTTTTACCAGGTGCGAGTTTAGATGGACGCCACGGGATGAAAATGCTATGGCCGATTGTCTTGCAAAGTTTGCTCTTTCTTCTCATGTTTCCCCTGTTTTCCTTGATTCATTTCCTAATGTATCAAACTCCCTTGTGATGGCGTAA
- the LOC130987173 gene encoding protein NUCLEAR FUSION DEFECTIVE 4-like has translation MTSPNTYFSHQTQSFYCTRLLIVPATMVGQSRKWMVLVATIWIQAFTGTNLDFSAYSSELKSVLGVSQVQLNYLATASDLGKAVGWSSGLALMWLPLWAVMFAAAAMGLIGYGAQWLVLTNAITLPYSVVFILCLLAGCSICWFNTVCFVLCIKNFPSSMPLALSLTVSFNGVSAALYNLVVKSFNPSSSATYLLLNALIPLFTSVVALIPILRQPPLDSLDPDAGKRDKLTFLKLNMLAFVTGLYLLFLHPSDSSTARLLLYGAIFLLIIPLAIPGIFYDGEWFSRTISSSFIPVDYAGADDLQLHKQLLSRDSGLAHSPASHVMSREHSGVEEGSSGETDRLVMLGQEHKAGMVIRRLEFWLYYVAYFCGGTLGLVYSNNLGQIAQSLGHGLITSKLIAIYASFSFFGRLLSAAPDFIPTNVVYLPRTGWLAIALLPTPVAFSLLSAFGGNALAIQAGTALIGLSSGFIFAAAVSITSELFGPCRMGVNHNILITNIPIGSLVYGFLAATVYDSKATAMAGVGEALVCMGRECYLLTFVGWGCISVVGVGSSVMLFLRTRHAYHRFETSRKSIICLSEFVYGG, from the exons ATGACATCACCAAACACTTATTTTTCTCACCAAACTCAAAGCTTTTACTGCACTCGCTTGCTCATCGTCCCAGCAACAATGGTGGGGCAATCGAGGAAATGGATGGTGCTGGTGGCGACGATTTGGATTCAGGCCTTCACGGGGACGAACCTGGACTTCTCGGCCTACTCGTCGGAGCTGAAGTCGGTTTTGGGGGTGTCGCAGGTGCAGCTCAACTATCTCGCCACCGCGTCCGACCTCGGCAAGGCCGTGGGCTGGTCGTCCGGCCTGGCGCTCATGTGGCTGCCGCTCTGGGCGGTGATGTTCGCCGCCGCGGCTATGGGGTTGATTGGCTACGGCGCGCAGTGGCTCGTCCTCACTAACGCGATTACGCTGCCGTATTCCGTG GTGTTCATACTTTGCTTGTTAGCTGGTTGCAGCATCTGCTGGTTCAACACAGTCTGCTTTGTTCTCTGCATAAAGAATTTCCCCTCTTCTATGCCGCTCGCCCTCTCACTCACTGTCAGCTTCAATGGCGTAAGCGCAGCTCTATACAACCTCGTGGTGAAGTCATTCAACCCTTCCTCATCCGCCACTTATCTCCTCCTCAACGCTTTGATTCCCCTCTTCACATCCGTCGTGGCTCTGATTCCCATCCTCCGCCAACCGCCCCTAGATTCTCTGGATCCTGATGCTGGCAAACGCGACAAACTCACATTCCTCAAGTTAAACATGCTAGCTTTCGTCACAGGCCTGTATCTTCTCTTCCTCCATCCGTCAGATTCATCCACAGCCCGTCTCCTCTTGTATGGCGCCATCTTTCTTTTGATCATCCCTTTAGCAATCCCCGGCATTTTCTATGACGGAGAGTGGTTCAGCCGCACAATCTCCTCTAGCTTCATTCCTGTTGATTATGCTGGTGCTGATGATCTCCAACTACATAAACAGCTCCTTAGTCGTGACAGCGGACTGGCCCACTCTCCTGCGTCTCATGTCATGTCCAGAGAACACAGCGGTGTTGAAGAAGGTAGTTCGGGTGAAACAGACCGGTTGGTGATGCTCGGGCAAGAACATAAAGCAGGGATGGTAATCCGAAGGTTGGAGTTCTGGCTATACTACGTTGCATATTTTTGTGGTGGAACTTTAGGTCTTGTCTACAGCAACAATCTTGGGCAGATTGCTCAGTCACTCGGGCATGGTCTAATTACATCAAAGCTCATTGCCATATACgcctccttctccttcttcgGCCGCCTTCTCTCCGCTGCTCCAGACTTCATCCCAAC GAATGTGGTCTACCTTCCAAGAACTGGTTGGCTGGCCATTGCTCTCCTGCCAACGCCCGTCGCGTTCTCTCTTCTCAGCGCATTCGGAGGCAATGCCCTTGCAATCCAAGCGGGAACAGCACTGATTGGGTTGAGCTCGGGGTTTATATTTGCGGCCGCAGTTTCAATAACATCGGAGCTCTTCGGGCCATGTAGAATGGGTGTGAACCACAACATTCTCATCACCAACATCCCCATAGGATCCCTCGTTTATGGGTTCCTGGCCGCGACGGTGTACGACTCCAAGGCCACGGCCATGGCCGGTGTAGGCGAGGCGTTGGTGTGCATGGGGAGAGAATGCTATTTGTTGACATTTGTGGGGTGGGGTTGCATTTCAGTTGTGGGAGTAGGGTCTAGTGTGATGCTGTTCTTGAGAACAAGGCATGCTTATCACAGATTTGAGACAAGTCGAAAATCAATCATTTGCCTTAGTGAATTCGTATACGGAGGTTGA